A segment of the Acidobacteriota bacterium genome:
CAATGGCCTCTGCACCAACCACATCTACATCGCCGGCAGCGACAAACTGAAACAAACGTACCTTCCCCGACTGACGAGTGGGGAGTGGATCGGTGGTTGGAGTCTCACGGAGCCGACCGCCGGCTCCGATGCCTCCGGGACCCGTTCCACCGCAGTCCTGGACGGGGATCAGTGGTTGCTGAATGGCGCCAAGACGTTCACGACCCATGGCACGGTCGGCGATGTCGTGGTGGTGTTCGCCGTGACGGACAAGGAGAAGGGCAACAAGGGCATCTCCGCGTTCGTCGTCGAAAAGGGAACACCCGGATTCACCCCCGGCAAGAAAGAGGACAAGATGGGGCTTCGCGCCTCCGACACGTCCGAGGTCATCATGCAGGACTGTCGCATCCCGGCCGACCAGCTGATAGGGGAGCGCGGCATGGGATTCATCGACGCGATGAAGATCCTTGACGGGGGTCGGATTTCGATCGCGGCGTTGGCCCTGGGGATGGCCCGTGGGGCCTATGAGGCGGCCGCCCGCTACGCAAAACAACGGACTCAATTCGGCAAACCGATCGCCGACTTTCAGGCGATTCGGTTCATGCTTGCCGATATGGCGACCAAGATCGAGGCCGCCGCTCTGATGATCTACCGGGCTGCATGGCTCAAGGACAGCGGCATGCCGGTGACTCGCGATGCCGCCATGGCGAAGCTGTTCGCATCGGAGATAGGTGTC
Coding sequences within it:
- a CDS encoding acyl-CoA dehydrogenase family protein — encoded protein: MDFSLTEDQELLRSTVREFAEREIAPDIMKYDEAQEFPREIIRKASELGLLGIMFPESYGGAGLGYMEYALVVEELSRVDGSVGISVAAHNGLCTNHIYIAGSDKLKQTYLPRLTSGEWIGGWSLTEPTAGSDASGTRSTAVLDGDQWLLNGAKTFTTHGTVGDVVVVFAVTDKEKGNKGISAFVVEKGTPGFTPGKKEDKMGLRASDTSEVIMQDCRIPADQLIGERGMGFIDAMKILDGGRISIAALALGMARGAYEAAARYAKQRTQFGKPIADFQAIRFMLADMATKIEAAALMIYRAAWLKDSGMPVTRDAAMAKLFASEIGVEVADKALQIFGGYGYVKDFPVEKFYRDMKLCTIGEGTSEIQRIVIARELLKSF